The Salmonella enterica subsp. houtenae serovar Houten genome has a segment encoding these proteins:
- the sspA_2 gene encoding glutathione-S-transferase family protein, which yields MKLYSFFNSSASYRVRIALALKGIDYQTVGVNIRIGQQNALDYRRMNPVGLVPTLVTDDGESLGQSLAIVDWLDRHFPQTPLLPTSDPARSQALEIVYAIACDIHPINNMRVLRYLTDELKVSEEDKKRWYAHWIQQGLSAVEQLLRKSQSGSFCVGEAPGLADCCLIPQWANALRMGCDLSGYPRCKAVYDACVQLPAFIVAAPENQQDKIPA from the coding sequence ATGAAGCTGTACAGTTTCTTTAATAGTTCGGCGTCTTATCGTGTACGTATTGCGCTGGCGTTAAAGGGGATTGATTACCAGACGGTGGGCGTCAATATTCGTATCGGCCAGCAGAATGCGCTGGACTACCGACGGATGAATCCGGTAGGCCTGGTGCCGACGCTGGTCACTGATGACGGCGAATCGTTGGGGCAATCGCTGGCCATCGTCGACTGGCTGGACCGACATTTTCCGCAAACGCCGCTGCTGCCGACGAGCGATCCGGCGCGCAGCCAGGCGCTGGAAATTGTCTACGCTATCGCCTGCGATATACACCCAATTAATAACATGCGCGTGTTGCGCTACCTGACCGATGAGCTGAAGGTGAGCGAAGAGGATAAAAAACGCTGGTACGCCCACTGGATACAGCAAGGGTTAAGCGCGGTGGAGCAGCTATTGCGTAAAAGTCAGTCCGGATCATTCTGCGTGGGCGAGGCGCCGGGTCTTGCGGACTGCTGCCTGATTCCGCAGTGGGCGAATGCGCTCAGGATGGGCTGCGATTTGTCAGGCTATCCGCGCTGTAAAGCCGTTTATGACGCCTGCGTACAGCTACCGGCGTTTATTGTTGCCGCGCCGGAAAATCAACAAGATAAAATCCCGGCCTGA
- the mhbM gene encoding 3-hydroxybenzoate 6-hydroxylase yields the protein MTHVTSAIIVGGGIGGAATALSLARQGIKVMLLEKAHEIGEIGAGIQLGPNAFSALDSLGVGDVARQRAVFTDHITMMDAVNAEEVVRIETGQAFRDHFGGPYAVIHRVDIHATVWEAALTHPGVEYRTSTHIVDIRQTPDDVTVFDEQGNSWTADILVGCDGVKSVVRQSLLGDAPRVTGHVVYRAVIDCDDMPEDLRINAPVLWAGPHCHLVHYPLRGGQQYNLVVTFHSRQQEEWGVKDGSKEEVLSYFAGIHPRPRQMLDKPTSWRRWSTADREPVAKWGTERITLVGDAAHPVAQYMAQGACMALEDAVTLGKALERCDGDAQQAFALYESVRIPRTARIVWSTREMGRLYHAAGVERQVRNLLWKGKSQEAFYRSIEWLYGWKEDNCLEPR from the coding sequence ATGACTCACGTGACAAGCGCCATTATTGTAGGTGGCGGGATTGGCGGCGCGGCGACCGCGCTGTCGCTGGCGCGCCAGGGGATAAAAGTCATGCTGCTGGAAAAGGCGCACGAAATTGGCGAGATTGGCGCGGGCATTCAGCTTGGGCCGAACGCTTTCTCGGCGCTGGATAGTCTCGGTGTGGGCGATGTTGCCCGCCAGCGTGCGGTGTTTACCGATCACATTACCATGATGGATGCCGTGAATGCCGAAGAAGTGGTACGCATTGAAACCGGACAGGCGTTCCGTGACCATTTTGGCGGGCCGTATGCGGTAATTCACCGGGTAGATATTCATGCAACGGTATGGGAAGCGGCGCTGACGCACCCTGGCGTGGAGTATCGTACCTCGACCCATATTGTCGATATCCGCCAGACGCCGGATGACGTTACGGTGTTTGATGAGCAGGGAAATAGCTGGACGGCGGATATTCTGGTGGGCTGCGACGGCGTTAAATCGGTAGTGCGGCAAAGTTTACTCGGCGACGCGCCGCGCGTAACGGGGCATGTGGTCTATCGGGCGGTGATTGATTGCGACGATATGCCGGAAGATTTACGTATTAACGCGCCGGTACTGTGGGCAGGCCCGCATTGTCACCTGGTCCATTATCCGCTGCGCGGAGGCCAACAGTACAATCTGGTGGTGACATTCCACAGCCGCCAGCAAGAAGAGTGGGGCGTGAAAGACGGCAGTAAAGAAGAGGTGCTCTCTTATTTTGCCGGTATTCATCCCCGCCCGCGTCAGATGCTGGATAAGCCGACCTCCTGGCGCCGCTGGTCGACCGCCGATCGTGAGCCGGTCGCGAAATGGGGAACCGAGCGTATCACTCTGGTGGGCGACGCCGCGCATCCGGTGGCGCAATATATGGCTCAGGGCGCCTGTATGGCGCTGGAAGACGCCGTCACGCTGGGTAAAGCGCTGGAACGCTGTGACGGCGACGCGCAGCAGGCTTTTGCGCTGTATGAGTCGGTGCGTATTCCCCGCACGGCGCGTATCGTCTGGTCTACCCGGGAAATGGGGCGTCTCTATCACGCCGCGGGGGTGGAGCGTCAGGTGCGTAATCTGTTGTGGAAAGGGAAATCGCAGGAGGCGTTTTATCGCAGTATTGAATGGCTGTACGGCTGGAAAGAAGATAACTGCCTTGAGCCACGTTGA
- the tnpA_7_3 gene encoding transposase for IS200 has translation MGDEKSLAHTRWNCKYHIVFAPKYRRQTFYGEKRRAVGSILRKLCEWKNVRILEAECCTDHIHMLLEIPPKMSVSSFMGYLKGKSSLMLYEQFGDLKFKYRNREFWCRGYYVDTVGKNTAKIQEYIKHQLEEDKMGEQLSIPYPGSPFTGRK, from the coding sequence ATGGGGGACGAAAAGAGCTTAGCGCATACCCGATGGAACTGTAAATATCATATAGTTTTTGCCCCGAAGTACCGAAGGCAGACGTTCTACGGAGAGAAGCGTAGAGCAGTAGGCAGCATATTAAGAAAATTGTGTGAGTGGAAAAATGTACGAATTCTGGAAGCAGAATGCTGTACAGATCATATCCACATGCTTCTGGAGATCCCGCCGAAGATGAGTGTGTCGAGCTTCATGGGATATCTGAAGGGTAAAAGTAGCCTGATGCTTTATGAGCAGTTTGGGGATTTGAAATTCAAATACAGGAACAGGGAGTTCTGGTGCCGCGGATACTACGTTGATACGGTGGGTAAGAACACAGCGAAGATACAGGAATACATAAAGCACCAGCTTGAAGAGGATAAAATGGGAGAGCAGTTATCGATCCCTTATCCGGGTAGCCCGTTTACGGGCCGTAAGTAA
- the dus_2 gene encoding tRNA-dihydrouridine synthase C — protein MRVLLAPMEGVLDALVRELLTEVNDYDLCITEFVRVVDQLLPVKVFHRICPELRNASRTPSGTPVRIQLLGQHSQWLAENAARAAALGSYGVDLNCGCPSKVVNGSGGGATLLKDPELIYQGAKAMRAAVPSHLPVTVKVRLGWDSGDRKFEIADAVQQAGASELVVHGRTKAQGYRAEHIDWQAIGEIRQRLTIPVIANGEIWDWQSAQMCMATSGCDAVMIGRGALNIPNLSRVVKYNEPRMPWPEVVALLQKYTRLEKQGDTGLYHVARIKQWLGYLRKEYIEATELFQSIRALNRSSEIARAIQAIKI, from the coding sequence ATGCGGGTTTTACTGGCGCCGATGGAAGGCGTGCTCGACGCGCTAGTGCGCGAGTTGCTGACCGAAGTGAATGATTACGATCTCTGCATCACCGAATTTGTGCGCGTGGTGGATCAGCTTCTGCCGGTAAAAGTGTTTCATCGCATCTGCCCGGAGTTGCGTAACGCCAGCCGCACGCCGTCCGGCACGCCGGTGCGTATTCAGCTTCTGGGCCAGCATTCGCAGTGGCTGGCGGAAAACGCCGCGCGGGCGGCGGCGTTGGGATCGTATGGCGTGGACCTGAACTGCGGCTGTCCGTCAAAAGTGGTGAACGGCAGCGGCGGCGGCGCGACATTGCTCAAAGATCCCGAACTCATCTATCAGGGCGCGAAAGCGATGCGGGCCGCAGTGCCGTCGCATCTGCCGGTAACGGTAAAAGTGCGTCTCGGCTGGGATAGCGGCGATAGAAAATTTGAAATCGCCGATGCGGTGCAGCAGGCCGGCGCCAGTGAACTGGTGGTGCATGGCCGTACCAAAGCGCAGGGCTACCGCGCCGAGCATATCGACTGGCAGGCGATCGGCGAAATACGCCAGCGTCTGACTATTCCGGTTATTGCTAATGGCGAAATTTGGGACTGGCAGAGCGCGCAGATGTGTATGGCGACCAGCGGCTGCGATGCGGTGATGATTGGCCGTGGGGCGTTAAATATTCCTAATCTGAGCCGGGTGGTGAAGTATAACGAACCGCGTATGCCGTGGCCGGAAGTGGTGGCGTTATTACAAAAATATACCCGACTGGAAAAGCAGGGCGATACCGGTTTATATCATGTCGCGCGTATTAAACAGTGGCTGGGATATTTACGTAAGGAATATATTGAGGCGACGGAACTCTTTCAGTCGATTCGGGCGTTAAACCGTTCGTCCGAGATTGCGCGGGCGATTCAGGCCATTAAAATCTAA
- the yohG gene encoding lipoprotein codes for MNRNSFLAATASLPLFILLAGCAPMHDTRQSLTQQTPSSHIDSSLPTALKNGWPDSQWWKAYHDAQLDALIDNAIQHSPDMQVADQRIQLAEAQAKAVEAQDGPQLDFSADIERQRMSAEGLMGPFAITDPAAGTTGPWYTNGTFGLTAGWDLDLWGKNRAEVTARIGAVKAREAEQEQTRQLLASGVARLYWEWQTQAALKNVLTQIEHEQQNVVAVNRELYQHGITSSVEGVETDIDASKTQQQLNDVNGKLKVIEARLSALTNTQSAALKLRQVSLPAVESQLPSQLGYSLLARRADLQAAHWYIESSLSSIDAAKAAFYPDINLMAFLQQDALHLSDLFRHSAQQYGITGGLTLPIFDSGRLNANLNIAKAQSNLSIANYNKAVVDAVNDVARTASQVETLAQKNQHQQQIEHDAQRVVGLAQARFNAGIIAGSRVSEAKIPALREQCNGLLLQDQWLDASIQLTSALGGGYHS; via the coding sequence ATGAATCGTAATTCTTTCCTTGCCGCGACAGCGAGCTTACCGCTTTTTATTTTGCTGGCGGGCTGCGCCCCGATGCACGATACCCGTCAGTCGCTGACCCAGCAGACGCCCTCTTCTCATATTGATTCCAGCCTGCCGACGGCGTTGAAAAACGGTTGGCCGGATAGTCAGTGGTGGAAGGCATATCACGATGCGCAGCTTGACGCGCTGATTGATAATGCCATACAGCATTCGCCGGATATGCAGGTGGCTGACCAGCGTATTCAACTGGCGGAAGCGCAGGCGAAAGCGGTTGAGGCGCAGGACGGTCCGCAGCTCGACTTTTCTGCCGACATTGAGCGCCAGCGAATGTCCGCGGAAGGGCTGATGGGGCCATTCGCGATTACCGATCCCGCGGCGGGAACGACCGGGCCGTGGTATACCAATGGCACATTCGGCCTGACGGCGGGCTGGGACCTGGATTTATGGGGGAAAAACCGCGCTGAAGTGACCGCGCGGATCGGGGCGGTCAAAGCGCGCGAAGCGGAGCAGGAGCAGACCCGACAACTGCTGGCAAGCGGCGTGGCGCGACTCTACTGGGAGTGGCAGACGCAGGCGGCGCTGAAAAATGTGCTGACGCAAATCGAGCATGAGCAGCAAAACGTGGTGGCGGTGAACCGGGAATTGTATCAACACGGCATTACCTCTTCCGTCGAAGGCGTCGAGACCGATATCGACGCCAGTAAAACCCAGCAGCAGCTTAATGACGTTAACGGTAAATTGAAGGTCATTGAAGCGCGGCTCAGCGCGTTAACCAATACGCAATCGGCGGCGCTCAAGCTACGTCAGGTGAGTCTCCCCGCCGTTGAAAGCCAGTTACCGTCGCAACTGGGGTATTCGTTGCTGGCGCGTCGAGCGGATCTGCAGGCCGCGCACTGGTACATTGAATCCTCGTTGAGCAGTATTGATGCCGCGAAGGCAGCATTTTATCCCGATATTAATCTGATGGCTTTTTTACAGCAGGATGCGTTGCATCTGAGCGATCTGTTCCGCCATTCCGCGCAGCAATATGGCATTACCGGCGGGCTGACGCTGCCGATTTTCGACAGCGGCAGGCTGAATGCCAACCTCAATATCGCCAAAGCGCAAAGTAACCTTTCTATCGCCAACTACAACAAAGCGGTAGTGGATGCGGTTAATGATGTGGCGCGCACCGCCAGTCAGGTAGAGACGCTGGCGCAGAAAAATCAGCATCAGCAGCAGATTGAGCATGACGCGCAGCGCGTGGTCGGTCTGGCGCAAGCGCGCTTTAATGCCGGCATTATCGCGGGCTCACGCGTGAGCGAGGCCAAAATCCCGGCGCTGCGCGAGCAGTGTAACGGCTTACTGTTGCAGGACCAGTGGCTGGATGCCTCTATTCAGCTTACCAGCGCGCTGGGCGGCGGTTATCATTCCTGA